From Scatophagus argus isolate fScaArg1 chromosome 10, fScaArg1.pri, whole genome shotgun sequence, a single genomic window includes:
- the socs5b gene encoding suppressor of cytokine signaling 5b has product MKKVGNMWSNLKSKCQTLFHNNSSGPSESRVEADAVHCVLDLGQGGSSGEAEASEVSSPSRSLLPMPMVTAGRRHHNCVSDIPQIVEITIDKETEDVRGGSGGVPLARRDSYSRHAPWGGKKKHSCSTKTQSSLEADRRSGRLRGSGNRRDRRYGVSSIQEMSDSVSGGRSLNARSLRQRLSDTVGLCLPLPTHRRSRSSKNPVTSKRKIHLTELMLETCPFPPGSDLAHKWHLIKQHTAPVSPHSSTALLDAFDSAHPSPEDEEERLRERRRLSIEEGVDPPPNAQIHTLEASVAGSSLYKLGPKMAPGMGEASGEGRVSGAGSSVSAGSSGSCGQVLGGAASAQDCDSEEDSTTLCLQARRPKQRHASGDGHLSRQQPGPWKVHTQIDYIHCLVPDLLQITALPCYWGVMDRYEAEALLDGRPEGTFLLRDSAQEDYLFSVSFRRYNRSLHARIEQWNHNFSFDAHDPCVFHSSTVTGLLEHYKDPSACMFFEPLLTAPLHRTFPFGLQHLARAAICRWTTYDGIGSLPLPPALQDFLKEYHYKQKVRVRWLEREPPLKVK; this is encoded by the coding sequence ATGAAGAAAGTGGGCAACATGTGGAGCAACCTGAAGAGCAAATGCCAGACGCTCTTTCACAATAACAGTTCAGGACCCAGTGAAAGCAGGGTTGAGGCTGATGCTGTCCACTGTGTGTTGGATCTTGGCCAAGGAGGCAGCTCAGGTGAGGCTGAGGCATCAGAAGTCTCTAGCCCATCAAGGAGCCTCTTGCCAATGCCAATGGTAACAGCAGGACGCCGCCATCATAACTGTGTGTCGGACATCCCTCAGATAGTGGAGATCACGATAGACAAGGAAACTGAGGATGTGCGGGGAGGATCAGGGGGTGTTCCCCTGGCTCGGAGAGACTCTTATTCCCGTCATGCTCCATGGGGTGGCAAGAAAAAACACTCATGTTCCACTAAAACCCAGAGCTCTCTGGAGGCAGATAGGCGGTCAGGACGTTTACGAGGGAGTGGGAATCGTAGAGACAGGCGTTATGGAGTCAGTTCCATCCAGGAGATGAGTGACTCTGTATCTGGAGGACGCAGTCTGAATGCTCGGTCTTTGCGTCAGCGGTTAAGTGATACGGTAGGACTGTGCCTACCCTTGCCCACTCACAGACGCTCCCGCTCATCTAAGAACCCTGTCACCTCCAAACGTAAGATTCACCTGACAGAGCTCATGCTGGAGACCTGCCCCTTCCCACCAGGCTCAGACCTTGCACACAAGTGGCACTTGATCAAGCAACACACAGCACCGGTCAGCCCGCATTCCTCCACTGCCCTGCTGGATGCCTTTGACTCGGCCCACCCCTCCCctgaggacgaggaggaacGTCTGCGTGAGCGCCGTAGACTTAGCATCGAGGAAGGTGTGGACCCACCACCTAATGCACAGATCCACACCCTGGAGGCCTCAGTGGCAGGCTCGTCTCTCTACAAACTGGGACCAAAGATGGCTCCTGGCATGGGAGAGGCCTCTGGGGAAGGCCGAGTGTCAGGGGCTGGTAGCTCTGTGAGTGCTGGCTCATCAGGGTCCTGTGGGCAAGTGTTGGGAGGTGCAGCATCGGCCCAGGACTGCGACTCTGAGGAGGATTCAACCACCCTCTGTCTGCAGGCCAGGAGGCCCAAGCAGAGGCACGCCTCTGGGGATGGTCACTTGAGCCGGCAGCAGCCTGGGCCCTGGAAAGTTCACACCCAGATAGACTATATCCACTGCCTTGTGCCAGACCTATTGCAGATCACAGCTCTGCCCTGCTACTGGGGTGTGATGGACCGCTACGAGGCTGAGGCGCTGTTGGATGGGCGACCAGAGGGCACCTTTCTGCTGCGCGACTCAGCCCAGGAGGACTACCTCTTCTCCGTTAGCTTCCGCCGTTACAACCGTTCATTGCACGCCCGCATCGAGCAGTGGAACCACAACTTCAGCTTCGATGCTCATGACCCTTGTGTTTTCCACTCTTCCACCGTCACAGGACTGCTGGAGCACTACAAGGATCCCAGCGCCTGCATGTTTTTCGAGCCGCTGCTTACAGCGCCTCTCCATCGGACCTTTCCCTTTGGCCTGCAGCACCTGGCACGAGCCGCCATCTGCCGCTGGACCACTTACGATGGTATAGGCTCTCTGCCGCTGCCCCCTGCCTTGCAGGACTTCCTCAAGGAGTATCACTATAAACAAAAAGTACGAGTTCGCTGGCTGGAGAGGGAACCACCACTCAAGGTCAAATAG